A portion of the Microlunatus phosphovorus NM-1 genome contains these proteins:
- a CDS encoding HAD family hydrolase, protein MRIPKLIATDLDGTFLSPDESVSQLNSEAVLAAQEAGITVLFATGRPVRWLEVIRGLPGAHPTVIASNGAALYDAHADTILDRVCIRAQDALDAVERIRTVVHDVSFAFESGTKFGHEPHYLTWQPSDSGDPDIFAGPLEVIIHEDLVKVLVQSQSLHSDELLARVDSVIAGRLSATHSSARGYGLVEVSARGVDKGAMLARVCARMDIDPSDVAAFGDMPNDISMLNWVGQPYVVANAHPTLLARGFTRVPPNSESGVGQTIRRLLG, encoded by the coding sequence ATGCGGATCCCCAAGCTGATCGCGACCGACCTGGACGGGACGTTCCTGTCCCCGGACGAGTCCGTCAGCCAGCTCAACTCCGAGGCTGTCCTGGCCGCTCAGGAGGCTGGGATCACGGTGCTCTTCGCCACCGGCCGCCCGGTGCGCTGGCTGGAGGTGATCCGTGGTCTGCCCGGAGCGCACCCCACCGTGATCGCCAGCAATGGTGCAGCCCTCTACGATGCGCACGCCGACACGATTCTCGACCGGGTCTGCATCCGTGCCCAGGATGCTCTGGATGCCGTCGAACGCATCCGTACCGTCGTGCACGACGTCAGCTTCGCCTTCGAGTCCGGGACCAAGTTCGGCCACGAGCCGCACTACCTGACCTGGCAACCCAGCGACAGCGGCGATCCCGACATCTTCGCCGGCCCGCTGGAGGTGATCATCCACGAGGATCTGGTGAAGGTGCTCGTCCAGTCCCAGAGCCTGCACTCCGATGAGCTCCTGGCCCGCGTCGACTCGGTGATCGCCGGCCGGCTCTCGGCGACACACTCCTCTGCCCGCGGCTACGGCCTGGTGGAGGTCAGCGCCCGAGGCGTCGACAAGGGCGCCATGCTGGCCCGCGTCTGCGCTCGGATGGACATCGACCCGTCGGACGTCGCCGCGTTCGGCGACATGCCCAACGACATCTCCATGCTCAACTGGGTCGGACAGCCGTACGTGGTCGCGAATGCTCATCCCACGCTGTTGGCTCGCGGCTTCACCAGGGTGCCGCCGAATTCCGAATCCGGTGTCGGACAGACGATCCGCCGGCTGTTGGGCTGA
- a CDS encoding glycosyltransferase 87 family protein: MTAGVRRLGYGALICLPPVLIALDVGASTFPGGTTIPWHPVMVDLDVYRLAGQVLLDGGNFYQLPGPLQFLYPPFAALLAVPLAVLPLALVQVAWTVAGALMIVAVLHRWGQTGWRLSLWSAAVAYAVLPVSQTFAFGQLGILLVALVALDLAPGPRVLPGKRLLPEGVLTGVAAALKLTPMIFVLYLLAVRRWRAALTATISAGACTVLAAVILPGASLDFWGRLAHGDTGLGGSLIYYTNQSVYADFARVFRLAPLGTALGLAACAVVVVLGVWAAAVWHRAGEVRFAVALCGVASLLASPVSWLHHFVWIVPLAFSLVELTRQRMTKSPMSGPTSSIREASSMSRAKPVLPTWLIVLGWLFVGWVVVSPYRRLPNGGDLELQWTAGQHLLAAVTAILGIALLIAAIVVGRQIRPDQAPAAFDK, translated from the coding sequence GTGACTGCTGGGGTCCGCCGACTCGGGTACGGCGCGCTGATCTGCCTGCCGCCCGTCCTGATCGCGCTCGACGTCGGCGCGTCGACCTTCCCGGGTGGCACCACGATTCCCTGGCATCCGGTGATGGTGGACCTCGACGTCTATCGGCTGGCCGGACAGGTGCTGCTGGACGGCGGCAACTTCTATCAACTGCCCGGCCCACTGCAGTTTCTCTATCCACCGTTCGCCGCACTGCTGGCCGTGCCGCTCGCGGTGCTGCCGCTCGCGCTGGTCCAGGTCGCGTGGACGGTCGCCGGGGCCTTGATGATCGTCGCGGTGCTGCACCGGTGGGGTCAGACCGGCTGGCGGCTGAGCCTGTGGTCGGCTGCGGTCGCGTACGCGGTGCTGCCGGTCAGCCAGACCTTCGCATTCGGCCAACTCGGCATCCTGCTGGTCGCCTTGGTCGCGCTGGATCTCGCACCAGGCCCTCGCGTGCTTCCGGGAAAGCGGCTGCTGCCTGAGGGGGTGCTGACCGGGGTGGCCGCCGCGTTGAAGCTCACCCCGATGATCTTCGTCCTCTATCTGCTGGCCGTCCGACGCTGGCGAGCGGCGCTGACCGCCACGATCTCCGCCGGTGCGTGCACCGTCCTGGCAGCGGTCATCCTGCCTGGTGCCTCACTGGACTTCTGGGGGCGCCTGGCCCATGGCGACACGGGCCTCGGCGGCAGCCTGATCTACTACACCAACCAGTCCGTGTACGCCGACTTCGCCCGGGTCTTCCGGCTGGCGCCGCTGGGCACGGCCCTGGGACTGGCCGCCTGCGCCGTGGTGGTAGTCCTGGGGGTCTGGGCGGCCGCGGTCTGGCATCGTGCCGGCGAGGTCAGATTCGCGGTCGCGCTCTGCGGCGTGGCCAGCCTGCTCGCTTCGCCGGTGTCCTGGCTGCACCACTTCGTCTGGATCGTGCCGTTGGCCTTCAGCCTGGTCGAGCTGACCCGACAACGGATGACGAAATCCCCGATGTCGGGGCCTACATCATCCATAAGAGAGGCATCATCCATGAGCAGGGCCAAGCCGGTGCTGCCGACCTGGCTGATCGTCCTCGGCTGGCTGTTCGTCGGCTGGGTGGTCGTCTCGCCCTACCGACGACTGCCCAACGGCGGCGACCTGGAGCTGCAGTGGACCGCCGGTCAGCACCTGCTGGCCGCGGTGACGGCCATCCTGGGCATCGCGCTGCTGATCGCCGCGATCGTGGTGGGGCGTCAGATCAGGCCGGATCAGGCCCCGGCCGCCTTCGACAAGTAG
- a CDS encoding SMP-30/gluconolactonase/LRE family protein → MSLVRRSYQPETLPAQFVTLDDRFAGTGGDRWMTRVFAQGRWLEGPAYHAAGRFVLFSDIPNDRVLRYDEVTGETAEFEPRVGFTNGRTTDAESRFIACEHGGRRVSRTEHDGSKVVLADSYEGKRLNSPNDVVVAADGAVWFTDPSYGIMTDYEGHAAAEEMGGRYVYRLGPDGVLSVVVDDFTQPNGLAFSADFTKLYVTDTDEHHIRVFDVDGARVSGGAVFAAEPTGYDGIRLDTRGRLWGAAHDGLHCYEPDGTLSGKLLFPEIVSNLCFGGRQYNQLYVTATTSLYTLRVNFTGVRYF, encoded by the coding sequence GTGTCGCTCGTGCGACGCAGCTACCAGCCCGAGACGCTCCCAGCCCAGTTCGTAACCCTGGATGACCGGTTCGCCGGCACGGGTGGCGACCGGTGGATGACCAGGGTCTTCGCCCAGGGTCGCTGGCTGGAGGGACCGGCGTACCACGCAGCCGGACGGTTCGTGCTGTTCAGCGACATCCCCAACGACCGGGTGCTGCGCTACGACGAGGTCACCGGGGAGACGGCTGAGTTCGAGCCCAGGGTCGGTTTCACCAACGGGCGCACCACGGATGCCGAGTCTCGGTTCATCGCCTGTGAGCACGGTGGCCGTCGGGTTTCCAGGACCGAGCACGACGGCTCGAAGGTCGTGCTGGCCGACAGCTACGAGGGCAAGCGGCTGAACAGCCCCAACGATGTGGTGGTGGCCGCCGATGGTGCGGTCTGGTTCACCGACCCGAGCTACGGGATCATGACCGACTACGAAGGCCATGCCGCGGCGGAGGAGATGGGTGGGCGCTATGTCTATCGGCTCGGTCCCGATGGGGTGCTCTCGGTGGTCGTCGACGACTTCACCCAGCCCAACGGCCTCGCCTTCAGCGCTGACTTCACCAAGCTGTACGTGACCGACACCGATGAACACCACATCCGGGTCTTCGACGTCGACGGGGCTCGCGTCAGTGGTGGCGCCGTGTTTGCGGCCGAGCCGACCGGCTATGACGGGATCAGGCTCGACACCCGCGGCCGGCTCTGGGGGGCGGCTCATGACGGACTGCACTGCTACGAACCGGACGGCACGCTCAGCGGCAAGCTGCTGTTCCCCGAGATCGTGTCCAACCTCTGCTTCGGTGGCCGGCAGTACAACCAGCTGTACGTGACCGCGACCACGTCCCTCTACACCCTGCGGGTCAACTTCACCGGGGTCCGCTACTTCTGA
- a CDS encoding IS4 family transposase, with product MAGVTREVRSAEERLPDRVSIGVLARSFPAAVLDEVIEAAGVREVRYRRLPARLMMVFTLACWLFMRSGYGLVLSRLADAQALTGGGWGDWQAPGTGSITKAKAKLGAEPFKLLFARTTVPAGTPVTPGVFHAGLRVVTVDGFTLDVPDTAANEGFFGRGGNGSRSQNPYPQLRALVLAESGTRVLLAAAHGPSSTGEQTLAVDLLPALDSGMLVLADRNFASWKLWQAAAGTGAQLCWRMSASFTLPVRQVLDDGTYLSQLNPPSKKDGDPIPVRVVEYSVTTTDTHGVETSELFALATTLLDAQAYPAIELAQLYHARWQAETGIADLKTTIRGGPEVLLRSKTPIMVEQEFWAMLCVYQAIRDLIGYATPAGLDPGRISFKRAFQAAQDSTTRAALSPQPT from the coding sequence GTGGCTGGTGTGACGCGTGAGGTGAGGTCGGCGGAGGAGCGGTTGCCTGATCGGGTCTCGATCGGGGTGCTGGCACGGTCGTTCCCGGCGGCGGTGCTGGATGAGGTGATCGAGGCGGCAGGGGTGCGGGAGGTCCGGTATCGGCGGCTGCCGGCTCGGTTGATGATGGTATTCACGCTGGCGTGCTGGCTGTTCATGCGGTCGGGGTACGGGTTGGTGCTGTCGAGGCTGGCCGATGCGCAGGCGTTGACGGGTGGCGGCTGGGGAGACTGGCAGGCTCCGGGAACGGGATCGATCACGAAGGCGAAGGCGAAGCTGGGCGCGGAGCCGTTCAAGCTGTTGTTTGCGCGGACGACGGTGCCGGCGGGGACGCCTGTGACGCCCGGGGTCTTTCATGCCGGGCTGCGGGTGGTGACGGTCGACGGGTTCACCCTGGATGTGCCGGACACGGCGGCGAACGAGGGGTTCTTCGGCCGTGGTGGCAACGGCAGCAGGTCGCAGAATCCGTATCCGCAGCTGCGGGCGCTGGTGCTGGCCGAGTCCGGAACCCGGGTGCTGCTGGCCGCCGCCCATGGGCCGTCCAGCACCGGCGAGCAGACCCTGGCCGTCGATCTGCTGCCCGCGCTCGACAGCGGGATGCTGGTGCTGGCCGACCGGAACTTCGCCTCCTGGAAGCTGTGGCAGGCGGCCGCCGGGACCGGCGCGCAGCTGTGCTGGCGGATGTCGGCATCGTTCACTCTGCCAGTGCGGCAGGTGCTGGACGACGGCACCTACCTGTCCCAGCTGAACCCGCCCTCCAAGAAGGACGGCGACCCGATCCCGGTCCGGGTGGTCGAGTACTCGGTGACCACCACCGACACCCACGGGGTCGAGACCTCCGAACTGTTCGCGCTGGCCACCACCCTGCTCGACGCGCAGGCGTACCCGGCGATCGAGCTGGCCCAGCTCTACCACGCCCGCTGGCAGGCCGAGACCGGTATCGCCGACCTGAAGACCACCATCCGCGGCGGCCCCGAAGTGCTGCTCCGCTCCAAGACCCCCATCATGGTCGAGCAAGAATTCTGGGCCATGCTGTGCGTCTACCAGGCGATCCGCGACCTGATCGGCTACGCCACACCCGCCGGGCTCGACCCCGGCCGGATCAGCTTCAAACGCGCCTTCCAAGCCGCCCAGGACTCCACGACCCGGGCGGCTCTCTCCCCCCAGCCGACCTGA
- a CDS encoding alpha/beta fold hydrolase, whose amino-acid sequence MAYYAKEYLSPEVLKRFDVVGIDPRGVAESQNVRCFPSQKKNASVLNKIYSVSFPYGAAEEKSLRAAYDKHAKACSTTGKPMTGAISTAQVARDMDLLRRAVGDKKLTYFGVSYGSYLGQVYANLYPDRVRAIAIDGILDSVAWAGTKNTESTPIGIRLKSAEGSSKALHQALVLCGAAGPTKCRFSAGDPVANFETIAQRLREAPLKITLDEDESVTLTYADFVGFNLSMLYSQEYGPEAITDFAAYLWDILYPPADGTTATKRRTAARAIVKLHKTLENRQQASRSKAPYAAPYDNSLDAFATIVCTDSRNSKNLAAFGKLGNEADKKAPYFGRLWLWNQGSCASKNWTAKDEDAYRGPFNKHTSSPVLVVGNYWDPATNYAGAVSTSNRLPNSRLLSSNSWGHTALLSSGCVNKAVYSYLLSKKLPAKGTVCVSDYQPFSEVLSDGSTAAQTKVLSKPSIAVPPVTPHLR is encoded by the coding sequence ATGGCCTATTACGCGAAGGAATATCTGAGCCCAGAGGTGCTGAAACGATTCGATGTCGTCGGCATCGACCCCCGAGGCGTCGCCGAAAGCCAGAACGTGCGATGCTTCCCGTCTCAGAAGAAGAACGCCTCGGTGCTCAACAAGATCTACTCCGTCTCTTTCCCGTACGGGGCCGCGGAGGAGAAGTCGCTGCGTGCGGCCTACGACAAGCACGCCAAGGCCTGCTCGACCACCGGGAAACCGATGACCGGCGCCATCTCCACGGCCCAGGTGGCCCGCGACATGGACCTGCTGCGGCGTGCCGTGGGCGACAAGAAGCTCACCTACTTCGGCGTCTCGTACGGCAGCTACCTGGGCCAGGTGTACGCCAACCTCTACCCGGATCGAGTCCGTGCGATCGCCATCGACGGCATCCTCGACTCGGTGGCATGGGCCGGGACAAAGAACACCGAAAGCACCCCGATCGGGATCCGGCTCAAGTCGGCTGAGGGCTCGAGCAAAGCGCTGCACCAGGCGCTGGTGCTGTGCGGAGCGGCCGGGCCGACCAAATGTCGGTTCTCCGCGGGCGACCCGGTCGCGAACTTCGAAACGATCGCTCAGCGGCTGCGCGAGGCTCCGCTGAAGATCACCCTCGACGAGGACGAGAGCGTCACGCTGACGTACGCCGACTTCGTCGGATTCAACCTGAGCATGCTCTATTCCCAGGAGTACGGCCCGGAGGCCATCACCGACTTCGCGGCTTACCTGTGGGACATCCTCTATCCGCCTGCGGACGGCACGACGGCCACGAAGCGCCGGACCGCGGCCCGGGCCATCGTGAAGCTGCACAAGACCCTCGAGAACCGCCAGCAAGCAAGCAGGTCGAAGGCCCCCTACGCGGCTCCGTACGACAACAGCTTGGACGCCTTCGCCACCATCGTCTGCACCGATTCCCGGAACAGCAAGAACCTGGCAGCCTTCGGAAAGCTCGGCAACGAGGCGGACAAGAAGGCGCCGTACTTCGGGCGGCTCTGGCTGTGGAACCAGGGCAGCTGTGCCAGCAAGAACTGGACTGCGAAGGACGAGGATGCCTATCGCGGTCCGTTCAACAAGCACACCAGCTCACCGGTGCTGGTCGTGGGCAACTACTGGGATCCGGCGACCAACTACGCCGGCGCCGTCTCCACCTCGAATCGGCTGCCGAACAGTCGGCTGCTCTCGTCCAACTCATGGGGTCACACCGCGCTGCTCAGCTCCGGCTGTGTCAACAAGGCCGTGTACAGCTACCTGCTGAGCAAGAAGCTGCCGGCCAAGGGCACGGTCTGTGTCAGTGACTACCAGCCCTTCAGCGAGGTGCTCTCGGACGGATCCACCGCGGCACAGACCAAGGTGCTGAGCAAGCCCTCGATCGCTGTCCCGCCGGTGACGCCTCACCTGCGCTGA
- the pflB gene encoding formate C-acetyltransferase — protein sequence MSTLTRPAPAEFDPSLDTPIAAWDGFAPGPWQHEINLRDFIQRNYTPYEGAADFLTGPTQRTTDLWARLTELFPEERAKGVYDIDARTPASITSHAPGYIDREHEIIVGLQTDAPLKRAIMPYGGWRMVEDALHTYGYPVDPTLKKTFTTYRKTHNAGVFDVYPPAVRAARRSKIITGLPDAYGRGRIIGDYRRVALYGVDALIAAKQADRAALDAERSVEDVIRDREELAEQVRALAELKEMAAAYGFDISGPAFTAREAVQWLYFAYLAAVKEQNGAAMSLGRTSTFIDVYLQRDLALDLITETEAQELIDDLVIKLRIVRFLRTPDYDALFSGDPTWVTESIGGMGADGRTLVTKTSMRMLQTLYNLGPAPEPNLTVLWSDRLPAGFKRFCAKVSIDTSAIQYESDALISEQCGDDAAIACCVSAMTVGKQMQFFGARVNLAKTLLYAINGGRDEITGVQVAPPSTAVADGVLDYAEVDTRFDALMDWLAETYVDALNCVHYMHDKYAYERLEMALHDSTILRTMACGIAGLSVVVDSLSAIKYARVTLVRGEHGLVVDYLTEGEFPTFGNDDDRVDSIAADIVRRFMQKVRRQQTYRGATHTQSVLTITSNVVYGKATGNTPDGRRLGEPFAPGANPMNGRDRHGMLASALSVAKLPYDQAQDGISLTATVVPSGLGRTADEQVGNLAGLLDAYMVSDGFHININVLNRETLVDAMQHPDRYPQLTIRVSGYAVNFVRLTREQQLDVLSRTFHDGV from the coding sequence ATGAGCACCCTGACGCGACCCGCGCCAGCAGAATTCGACCCTTCCCTCGACACCCCGATCGCCGCCTGGGATGGCTTCGCCCCCGGCCCGTGGCAGCACGAGATCAACCTCCGGGACTTCATCCAGCGCAACTACACGCCGTACGAGGGTGCGGCCGATTTCCTCACCGGGCCGACCCAGCGGACCACCGACCTATGGGCGCGTTTGACCGAGCTGTTCCCGGAGGAGCGGGCGAAGGGCGTCTACGACATCGACGCCCGCACTCCGGCGTCGATCACCTCGCATGCACCGGGCTACATCGATCGGGAGCACGAGATCATCGTCGGGCTGCAGACCGATGCCCCGCTGAAGCGGGCGATCATGCCGTACGGCGGCTGGCGGATGGTCGAGGATGCCCTGCACACGTACGGCTACCCGGTGGATCCGACGCTCAAGAAGACCTTCACCACCTATCGCAAGACGCACAACGCCGGCGTCTTCGACGTCTATCCGCCGGCCGTTCGGGCCGCACGCCGGTCCAAGATCATCACCGGACTGCCGGATGCGTACGGCCGCGGCCGGATCATCGGCGACTACCGGCGCGTCGCGCTCTACGGCGTCGATGCACTGATCGCCGCCAAGCAGGCCGACCGGGCCGCGCTCGATGCCGAGCGCAGCGTCGAGGATGTGATCCGGGATCGTGAGGAACTCGCCGAGCAGGTTCGTGCGCTCGCTGAGCTGAAGGAGATGGCGGCTGCGTACGGCTTCGACATCTCGGGACCGGCCTTCACCGCCCGCGAGGCAGTGCAATGGCTCTATTTCGCCTATCTGGCGGCGGTCAAGGAGCAGAACGGCGCGGCCATGTCGCTGGGCCGGACGTCGACCTTCATCGACGTCTATCTGCAGCGCGATCTCGCCCTGGACCTGATCACCGAGACTGAGGCGCAGGAGCTGATCGACGACCTGGTGATCAAGCTGCGGATCGTGCGCTTCCTGCGGACGCCCGACTACGACGCGTTGTTCTCCGGCGACCCGACCTGGGTGACCGAGTCGATCGGCGGGATGGGCGCCGACGGCCGCACCCTGGTGACCAAGACGTCGATGCGGATGCTGCAGACCCTCTACAACCTGGGTCCGGCACCTGAGCCGAACCTGACAGTGCTGTGGAGCGACCGGCTGCCCGCCGGGTTCAAGCGGTTCTGCGCCAAGGTGTCGATCGACACGTCCGCGATCCAGTACGAGTCCGACGCGTTGATCAGTGAGCAGTGCGGCGACGACGCGGCGATCGCCTGCTGTGTGTCGGCGATGACCGTCGGCAAGCAGATGCAGTTCTTCGGCGCCCGGGTGAACCTGGCCAAGACGCTGCTCTATGCGATCAACGGCGGCCGGGACGAGATCACCGGCGTCCAGGTTGCTCCCCCGTCGACGGCAGTCGCAGACGGGGTCTTGGACTACGCCGAGGTCGACACCAGATTCGACGCGCTGATGGACTGGCTGGCCGAGACCTATGTCGACGCGCTGAACTGCGTGCACTACATGCACGACAAGTACGCCTACGAGCGACTCGAGATGGCATTGCACGACAGCACGATCCTGCGCACCATGGCCTGCGGCATCGCCGGGCTGAGCGTGGTCGTCGACTCGCTGTCGGCGATCAAGTACGCGCGGGTCACCCTGGTGCGCGGCGAGCACGGACTGGTCGTCGACTATCTGACCGAGGGCGAGTTCCCGACCTTCGGCAACGACGACGACCGGGTGGACTCGATCGCGGCCGATATCGTCCGCAGGTTCATGCAGAAGGTACGCCGGCAGCAGACGTACCGTGGCGCCACGCACACCCAGTCGGTGCTGACGATCACCTCCAACGTGGTCTACGGCAAGGCGACCGGCAACACCCCGGACGGTCGACGCCTCGGCGAGCCGTTCGCGCCGGGAGCGAACCCGATGAACGGACGGGACCGGCACGGAATGCTCGCGAGTGCGCTGAGCGTGGCCAAGCTCCCGTACGACCAGGCGCAGGACGGCATCTCGCTGACTGCCACGGTCGTGCCCTCCGGTCTGGGCCGGACCGCCGACGAGCAGGTCGGCAACCTGGCCGGGCTGCTGGATGCGTACATGGTCTCCGACGGTTTCCACATCAACATCAACGTGCTCAACCGGGAGACGTTGGTGGATGCAATGCAGCACCCGGACCGCTATCCGCAGCTGACCATCCGGGTGTCGGGCTATGCCGTCAACTTCGTCCGACTGACTCGCGAGCAGCAGCTGGATGTGCTCTCGCGGACCTTCCACGACGGGGTCTGA
- the pflA gene encoding pyruvate formate-lyase-activating protein codes for MTIYLGLPSVSVPASAEQTPNARSRRLAAVRDGMLGSVHSWELVTAVDGPGTRLTIFLAGCALRCRYCHNPDTWSIRHGRDTPLEEVLALIDRYQKIMRVTGGGVTLSGGEPLLQHAFVRRIFRRCAEQGIHTALDTSGFLGSWACDDLLSDTSLVLLDVKSGLPDVYRTVTRRELEPTLEFGRRLARLDLPMWIRFVLVPGLTDGWENVEAAAEYAASLQRLGSGGAVARVEVLGFHQLGRDKWHELGESYPLEDTQPPSAELLERVREQFRSRGLTVR; via the coding sequence ATGACGATCTATCTGGGTCTTCCGAGTGTCTCGGTGCCTGCATCAGCGGAGCAGACACCGAACGCTCGGTCGCGGCGGCTGGCCGCGGTCCGTGACGGGATGCTCGGCAGCGTGCACTCCTGGGAACTCGTCACGGCCGTGGACGGCCCCGGCACTCGGCTGACGATCTTCCTGGCGGGTTGCGCGCTGCGTTGCCGGTATTGCCACAACCCGGACACCTGGAGCATCCGGCACGGTCGAGACACCCCGCTCGAGGAGGTGCTCGCGCTGATCGATCGGTACCAGAAGATCATGCGCGTCACCGGTGGCGGCGTCACCCTGTCCGGCGGCGAGCCGCTGCTGCAGCACGCTTTCGTCCGGCGCATCTTCCGGCGCTGTGCCGAACAAGGCATCCACACCGCACTGGACACGTCTGGCTTCTTGGGTTCCTGGGCCTGCGATGACCTGCTGAGCGACACGTCGCTGGTGCTGCTGGATGTGAAGTCCGGCCTGCCGGACGTCTATCGCACGGTCACCCGGCGTGAGCTCGAGCCCACGCTCGAGTTCGGCCGACGGCTGGCTCGGCTCGACCTACCGATGTGGATCCGGTTCGTGCTCGTGCCCGGTCTGACCGACGGCTGGGAGAACGTCGAGGCGGCGGCCGAGTATGCGGCGTCGTTGCAGCGCTTGGGGTCTGGTGGCGCAGTGGCGCGGGTGGAGGTGCTCGGATTCCACCAGCTCGGGCGGGACAAATGGCACGAGCTGGGTGAGTCGTATCCGTTGGAGGACACGCAACCGCCGAGTGCAGAGTTGCTGGAAAGGGTTCGTGAACAGTTCCGGTCGCGCGGGTTGACCGTCCGGTGA
- a CDS encoding prenyltransferase/squalene oxidase repeat-containing protein — translation MASARWPIRPRQLRPRLGRLTVMSINLDRATAFMTSHARILDRRRFEAIIGNSDAARHAIIRGLDSYRNADGGYGWGLEPDLRAPESQPGGALHAFEALAAADPLTSPHAVALLDWLNSVTLPDGGLPFARPISNPVACAPFWASANPAESSLQITAAVAAEAHRVACFDDEVRDHPWLTTATRYCFESIRRTDEAPFAYVLSFALQLLDIASDTYPEAHELLGHLSRFVPRDGALPVIGGAEGERLHLLHYAPEPGRPLRSLLDPHAVSDDLDRLERAQLPDGGWPAGFASYSDAAVLEWRGHATVSAVAALRMNNR, via the coding sequence GTGGCGTCGGCGCGCTGGCCGATTCGTCCAAGACAACTGCGGCCTCGACTTGGGAGGCTGACGGTCATGAGCATCAACCTGGACCGTGCGACCGCTTTCATGACTTCTCACGCGCGCATCCTCGACCGGCGACGCTTCGAGGCAATCATCGGAAACAGCGATGCCGCGCGGCATGCGATCATCCGCGGACTCGATTCCTATCGGAACGCTGATGGAGGTTACGGGTGGGGGCTTGAGCCCGACCTCCGCGCGCCGGAAAGCCAGCCCGGCGGCGCGTTGCACGCATTCGAGGCGCTTGCCGCCGCCGATCCGCTGACCTCGCCGCACGCGGTCGCACTTCTTGACTGGCTCAACTCGGTGACGCTCCCTGATGGCGGGCTGCCGTTCGCACGGCCGATCAGCAACCCCGTCGCCTGCGCGCCGTTCTGGGCGAGCGCGAACCCTGCCGAGTCATCGCTTCAGATCACCGCTGCGGTAGCGGCCGAGGCACATCGTGTCGCGTGCTTCGATGACGAGGTGCGGGACCACCCGTGGCTGACGACGGCAACTCGGTACTGCTTCGAGTCGATCCGCCGGACAGACGAGGCACCGTTCGCCTACGTCCTGTCCTTCGCGCTGCAACTTCTCGACATCGCCTCCGATACCTACCCGGAAGCACACGAACTGCTCGGCCACCTGAGCCGATTCGTGCCGAGAGACGGAGCACTCCCGGTCATCGGCGGAGCAGAGGGCGAGAGACTGCACCTCCTCCACTACGCGCCCGAACCCGGACGCCCGCTCCGCAGCCTGCTCGATCCCCACGCAGTCTCAGACGATCTGGATCGACTCGAACGAGCACAACTTCCTGACGGCGGGTGGCCGGCGGGCTTCGCCAGCTATTCCGACGCTGCCGTCCTGGAATGGCGAGGCCACGCCACGGTCAGCGCGGTCGCGGCACTACGCATGAACAATCGCTGA
- a CDS encoding helix-turn-helix domain-containing protein: MASGRRCSDLTGYATRRGARTSAVLWRALSPGREHHIAPDGVMDLMWFQGRLVVAGADTRSMVVETRPGEVTWGLRLAPGVACSLLGAPAHELTNQRVELSEFVIVPSAVARPFEDDVPAALEQVFVALWARADPDHATLRLAASLDRAARDGLTVRETAVRHDLSERSLRRLSNALFGYGPKTLMQIHRFQRAAHLVRTGTSLSDAAATAGYVDQAHFARESRRLTGRTPSGLARAA; encoded by the coding sequence ATGGCATCAGGGCGGAGGTGTAGCGACCTGACCGGTTATGCGACACGGCGAGGTGCTCGGACGAGCGCGGTGTTGTGGCGCGCGTTGTCGCCTGGCCGGGAGCACCATATTGCCCCCGACGGGGTGATGGACTTGATGTGGTTCCAAGGTCGTCTGGTCGTCGCGGGTGCTGACACGCGAAGTATGGTCGTCGAGACCCGGCCCGGCGAGGTGACATGGGGGCTTCGGCTTGCCCCTGGTGTCGCCTGCTCGCTGCTCGGTGCGCCCGCCCACGAGCTGACCAATCAGCGGGTGGAGTTGTCGGAGTTCGTCATCGTGCCCAGCGCGGTTGCCCGTCCGTTTGAGGATGACGTGCCCGCTGCACTCGAGCAGGTCTTTGTTGCCTTGTGGGCCAGGGCGGACCCGGATCATGCCACTCTGCGCCTCGCGGCATCGCTGGACCGGGCAGCACGCGATGGGTTGACTGTGCGCGAGACGGCGGTCCGCCACGATCTGTCGGAACGGTCGTTGCGTCGGCTCAGCAACGCGCTGTTCGGCTACGGGCCGAAGACGCTGATGCAGATCCACCGCTTCCAGCGTGCTGCTCACTTGGTGCGAACAGGTACATCGTTGAGCGATGCCGCCGCGACCGCGGGTTACGTCGATCAGGCCCATTTCGCCCGTGAGAGCCGGCGACTCACCGGAAGGACGCCCTCCGGGCTCGCCCGCGCAGCCTGA